One window of the Alligator mississippiensis isolate rAllMis1 chromosome 5, rAllMis1, whole genome shotgun sequence genome contains the following:
- the KCNJ14 gene encoding ATP-sensitive inward rectifier potassium channel 14, whose product MGVVRAIRRLSTDRPEQLCEEETAAVPSSSVVCHNGKVPEQGRSRFVKKDGHCNVEFVNLSEKSQRYLTDLFTTCVDIRWRWMFVIFSLSFILSWLIFGFTFWLIASFHGDLAPPTTTDSPSPITSVTPCFHQVTSFMGAFLFSLETQTSIGYGFRSVTEECPAAVLAVVLQCIAGCIIDAFIIGAIMAKIAKPKKRNETLVFSNSAVVAMRDGQLCLMWRVANLRKSHLVEAHVRAQLLQPRVTPEGEYIPLDHQDVDVGFDNGTDRIFLVSPVTIVHEIDSDSPFYEYGPSELAAANFELVVILEGMVEATAMTTQCRSSYLPGELRWGHRFEPVLFERRGRYEVDYRHFHRTYEVPGTPQCSAKELGQRKFHVPPTATRASFCYENEVALSACREEEGEEEEEQQPGGGGSGRGLASDKGKEGRASNGLEATEMPGGT is encoded by the exons ATGGGTGTGGTTCGGGCCATCCGCCGTCTGAGCACCGACAGGCCGGAGCAGCTGTGCGAGGAGGAGACAGCAGCGGTACCATCATCCTCAGTCGTGTGCCATAACGGCAAGGTGCCGGAGCAGGGCCGCAGCCGCTTCGTCAAGAAGGACGGGCACTGCAACGTGGAATTTGTCAACCTGAGCGAGAAGAGCCAGCGCTACCTCACTGACCTGTTCACCACCTGCGTGGACATCCGTTGGCGCTGGATGTTCGTCATCTTCTCGCTGTCCTTCATCCTCTCATGGTTGATCTTTGGCTTCACCTTCTGGCTTATTGCCTCTTTCCATGGGGACCTGGCACCCCCGACCACTACCGACAGCCCCTCACCCATCACCTCAGTCACACCCTGCTTCCATCAGGTCACCAGCTTCATGGGGGCTTTCCTCTTCTCCCTGGAGACCCAGACGTCCATCGGCTATGGCTTCCGCAGTGTGACAGAGGAGTGCCCAGCGGCAGTGCTGGCTGTGGTGCTGCAGTGCATCGCAGGCTGCATCATTGATGCCTTCATCATCGGCGCCATCATGGCCAAGATTGCCAAGCCCAAGAAGCGCAACGAGACCCTGGTCTTCAGCAACAGCGCTGTGGTGGCCATGCGGGATGGCCAGCTCTGCCTCATGTGGCGTGTAGCTAATCTGCGCAAGAGCCACCTGGTGGAAGCCCACGTCCGCGCtcagctgctgcag CCCCGCGTGACCCCGGAGGGTGAATACATTCCCCTGGACCACCAGGATGTGGACGTGGGTTTCGACAATGGCACCGACCGCATCTTCCTGGTGTCACCAGTCACCATCGTCCATGAGATTGACAGCGACAGCCCCTTCTATGAGTACGGCCCATCCGAGCTGGCAGCCGCCAACTTCGAGCTAGTGGTCATCTTGGAGGGCATGGTAGAAGCCACAGCCATGACCACGCAGTGCCGCAGCTCCTACTTGCCAGGGGAGCTGCGCTGGGGCCACCGTTTCGAGCCCGTCCTCTTCGAACGTCGTGGCCGCTACGAGGTGGACTACCGGCACTTTCACCGCACCTACGAGGTGCCTGGCACACCCCAGTGCAGtgccaaggagctggggcagcgcaAGTTCCATGTGCCACCCACGGCCACCCGCGCCTCCTTCTGCTACGAGAACGAAGTGGCACTGAGTGCCTGCcgtgaggaggagggggaggaggaggaggagcagcagccagggggtggtggcagtggaagggGCCTGGCTAGTGACAAgggcaaggaggggagagcaagcaaTGGCCTGGAGGCCACGGAGATGCCCGGTGGGACATGA